CATAAATATATagaagtattttcattttaaaccaCCCCGAAGGCCTGATATGTATCATTGTGAGAGTGCTGGGAATCCAAGTCATATGGCTCataatctcttttctctttcaggaCCGAATCATCAATTTAGTTGTTGGCAGCTTAACATCCTTATTGATTCTAgtaagtatctttattttgtgcCTCATTCAGGCTCTCAGCCAAAGTTCTGAAAACTTTAGTATTatggttcaattaaaaaaaaaaaaaagacaacaacaacacaacTTTCAGAGCTAATACACGAGTATGTTAAGTGTTCACGCTTTCAACTTTACTACAAAGCTTCAAATTGGCAACTGACGCAACTAATTTGATTTTCATCCTCAATTCCCCAGTTGAATACAAGAAATAATACAAATCAAATGAATTTGCCAGTGGTTCCTTGCCTAGTaagtttgtaaaaatgtcagtGGCTACCATCAACTTCCTTCAGATGTAAGCCATGGTAACTCCCTATTTTTGTTAATATCTTAATTATCACTGGGTAAGTTTAAAAAGATTTGGTTAGTATATAATATAGTGATTTTCCACTTTGTATAATAAAACTAGGGtactatataataaaataaaataaaataaaggtatatttttatagtttgataGTGATATTTTTTAGGTATATTTTCACTTATTAACCTTAAGTGTTTTTTTCATGACTTCTTAATAAAAAGAATGGGTATAATGTTCTATGTATCTATGATAGAGACAGAAATGGGTTTTAGGAACccaccttttattatttttcatcctGAAAGTAAAACCAGCTTTgattatattcttcatttttggtAGGAGTGAGTATTCAGAATACGAAGGTCAGCATTTTTACCAGTACAGTCATTAGTTCTGGGAATAGGGTTTAAATGATTTCTAATAGAGATTAGCTAGTTTTACTAATCTTTCATCTCCTTTCATAAGCAAGGAAAAGGAGGAATTATTATTATAAGAATTTGAACATGTAtacaaatactttataaaatattgtattgACATTCCAGAAATCAAACATGGTGggtagaaataattttataatgcgAAGCTTCTTCTAGTATCGTTACCTTGTCTAGATTTGATCTtaataagtcttttttttcttcccttttttgtgATGCTTATATTTGAATCTAGGGCCTCAATTATGCTGAACAGGTGTTCTACTTCTGACTTGCACCCCTTACCAAATCTTAGAATTAATTCTAAGGCTTTATATAATTTCTCTCCACACAGGTAACGCTGATCAGTGCTTTTGTTTTCCCTCAACTACCTCCCAAaccattgaatatattttttgctGTCTGCATCTCTTTGAGTAGTATTACTGCCTGCATACTTGTGAGTACTATTTAGAATTTAAATGAAGTATTCTTGAGGGCCTAATGTTGCAGTACTTAGAATAGATTCCCAGCCCTGTGTCTATATAAAGGTTCTGTCTAATACCACCTCCCCACTCGTCCTCATTAGTTTCTGCATCAAAATGCCAGAAGTCCCAATTATTAATTGCACATTAGTTTTTACTCAGAAGTCCCACAATTGGAACTCTAAAGGGACATTTTGTGTTCTTAAGATAGCTaaaaagtgaaggaagaaatTAGTGAAACTAGTAGCTAAAAAACTTTGATATACTTTACTTATCTTCACTCAAGGGCTACATTCAGGGCCCAACAGGCTTTGAGAAATACTTTTAATGGAAGGGATAGCATTCTGGATTTATTTCtaataacataatttattttaatctctGTGCTTCCCTCCACAATGGCTCTTCAGTATTTGTTCAGTAGTTGGTAGTGGTTTCATAACCCttgaaaaactgaaacaaaacagtAAACCTTTAAAAACAGTTAGGCATGCCTGTCcgggacaggaggatcacaagttaaagccAGCAAGACTCTCAGTAAATTAGTGAGAccatctccaaataaataaataaataaaggactggggatgtgattcagttgCTAAGTGTCTCCCCGGCTTGAAGCCTTGAGTGACTAACATTGAGTAGTTTTATCTAAATACATACAATTGATGTAGGCTAATGGTGGAAAAacaattttgtaatttaaattttaacagtTGGCCCAGTGgctattactttaatttttatttaattcttcttttagaTCTACTGGTATCGACAAGGAGACTTAGAACCGAAATTTAGAAATCTAATTTACTATATCATATTTTCTATCATCATGTTATGTATATGTGCGAACCTGTACTTCCATGATGTGGGAAGGTGAGGCTGCCAAGGAGAAATACTTACCAGGACTCTTCAAAACTATACATTAGGACAGTTGGATATATGCTGAAGAATCTTCTACAGAAGTCTGATACATGATTTTCATGTTAATTGTAAATTTAAATTCCCTCTTGAAAGGGAGACATATCACAGATCTCATTGCTTTTTCTTTAAGGAGCTGATGTTGCACTTAAAACATTCCAAAACTTAAAAGTTCATACAGCACAAGTActtttcactttgaaattattattattttttacaattgCATGGCAAACGCTCAAAATCTTGCATTTTAAgacaaatattcttttatttctgttaaaGTGAATATACAATTATTGTTCCCTAGGCAACCAACTTTTGCTTATAACTACAATTTCACGTTAACAAAACACAGACAGTGAAAAGACAACTTTGATTGTGAAGATCtaattacaataataaataaaataatttatacaagtttttttttgtgaCTTTTCTATAGGGGTCATATTCATTAAAGCCCTAGAGGCTAGTTTTGGCTTAACCCTTCTCTAGTAGGAATGACtcttgatttatttccttttgttacagaagcaaattttattttgtttttaaaaattgctggaGAGGGAGCAGTTATATTGTACCTCCACCAGCTAGTGCACTAAGTGAATGGCAAACTCTGATACCCCCTCAAATATTTTCTGGATAATCTATGTCATAAAACATGTAATAAACAGTCATGGTATTGGGGATATTATCTCTTTCCATATTTGGTTTAATTTTACTTCAAAGTGCTAACTCTGTAAACTAATAACAGTGGTTTCTGATGAGGGGGTGAAAACTGCTTAGTTACCAGTGGGTTGTTTACTACTCTTACCCATATTCcctttaaaagtaataaaaaacctGTAGTGAATTTTCTTGACTCTAATGCTGTCCTCTTTACCCTGCCTGAACCAGCTCCCACTGCCAGCAATGGGTTAACCAAAAGTAACCGCAACACAATTATCTTAGGTCTCTGTATTTTATGCTGGTCAAGGCTCAATACTATTTAATCTTTTTGAAGAAGGTCATTGATAGCTCTAGACCATGTTGATATGACTTCTCTGAAATACAACCAGGCCTACTTGAGAATGTTAAGAGTGCCATTGTTTATCTGCAGAGATGAATATTACTGctttggtgatttaaaaaaacttCTCAGTAGCTGAGTAAATGAAATTCTGTCCTGACAATTAACAGTAAACACAAGGATCTGTGCAGTTAAATCTTCCAGATTCTACTCACCTACACACTGTCATTAAACTGGACCTCAGATATACTTAAAAGGAGGTAAAAAAATCATAGCAGCAACAATGTGCATGGCTTAAGCATTGTAGCTATTTAAAAGCCAGAGGAATGGTAAAAGGGAGGTTGCTCCTATTTCTTTGGAGATATTATAATTAACAGTGTGGCTTCTTTGCTTTAACTACCTGTTTCTAAGAATGAACTAATGACAATTTACCAAATCCTCAACATCCTTTGAATCTTCAGAAACAGGACTGCCCAAAGATGATCCAATGATGTTTGATTCTTCCTGATGATGTTGGAGTATGGGATCTGTAATGAGTTAAGTTTCAAGTTAGTTTAACCTATGTCAGGAATTTTTGTAAGTATTCTACCATGGTGTAGGGGATTAGAATTTTCGTGTTGGATTAAGAAAAGACTTAAGGCCTTAAGATTTCAAGCACAGGATATAAGAAGTATATTACAGTTACCTGTTAGTGTTGTCAAAGGCAAGACAGATTCAGTATCAATAACATCAGATGCCTGGATAAAGCTGTGTGGTGAAGGAACGATAAGTATTGTTTCGTCATCAATAGTTGTTTGATCAACTTGTTCTACGATGGTGGGTGACTCTAAGtcctaaataatatttttaaaaaaagaaagaaaaagatttgacTCATATTCCTTGTCAGTTTTCCAGATCCCAAGTATGCCTAGGTTTGACAGTACTTAATTCTCAAACATAAGAGCTTAAAAAGATGGCCCCGTTAACCTACATAATCTCATAATTTAATAAACTAAATGTTAACAAAAAGGAGCTAAAAAGAATTAATTCAGTTACAGGTCACCTGAATACAGAGGAAAGTAGACTTTTAACACCATGGGATAAGGTTCCTAAGCCTAATCATAAAAGTCTACTATTAACCACACTCAGAAGTTGTTCTAACAAACATTTCTCAATTTACTGAGGTGGAGAGGGGAAAAGTTGTAGTGAAGAACTGTTAAGACAGAGCATAGCTTTCTTATTCCCTCGAGTGCCACAAGAAATCTCTGACTGCCCACTTCTGTGAGAAACATCAGTGTTTGTTCACTCATACTTTTGTGGTCAGAGGTAGGGCTTTGTACTTTGTTTTGTGGATCTAAAAAAAGGAAGATCTTAAAATATCACTTTAGTGATATTTCCAAATGGCCGATTTGAGGTTAAAGGCAAGAACCCATTAAGCTGTTTTTCTATTAAGTGTTGCTTACCTCAGTAACATAAGCACTGGCTAAATCAGAGGGGGATTCTTCTTGTTTAAGGTCGGTGTCAgagatttcttcttctgttctgACCATAACACTGTTCATCAGTTCTGTGCTATTTTGGTCACTGAATTTGGATACATGAGCATCATTAAATGATGGCTCTATAGTCATCTTAGGCTGATGAATTTCATCTGGGAAAGTGTCTGCTTCTAGTGCATCTGGAGGCTCAGGGAAATCAGATGACTGAATATCACTATCTACTGTCAGTTCCGCTTGGGATATGGAAGAAGTGATGTCCTCTGTAGCAACAGTCTGAATGATGACTCTTGGTGTGTGACATTGCACTGTGACACTGTCACTTGTGTTCAACAGATGTTCTGGCTATAAAACATTAAAGACAACTATCAATGGCAAAATGAGAAAGTAACACTAGATTTAAATTATTGAACAAATAACATTTATAGGTAGTACCCCATGGTCCCTCCCATTATTTCTCACCTCTATAACTGAAATGTTTGGACACTATTTTTCTAGAACCTCAATTCTTTACCAAGTAGGGCTCTCCTAAATTCCCTACTATAATGTACATCTGTCTCATAAAAGGAGGAATAAAGGGCAGTATCCCAGTGAAGGAAGAATGAGGGTGCAAAATACTGAGCCTGGGACAATAATGCAATACATTAGTTAGCAGTTTTGgtgcttacattttttattaactAGTCCTGGTttataataagtaaaaaaaaaaaatcaagtaaaattatGTAACATACGGATAAAGCATGAACAATGATCTGTTCTGGAGAAGCAGGAGCAGCAGCTGTCAGGGTTACAGTGGGACTAGCAGTCAGAGTTAGGGGAAGGCCTTGACTTGAACTTGTCTGAAGTAGGTAGGTGCCTGGAGTGCCAGTGGGCTGTAAATGGAAAGACTAAAG
This is a stretch of genomic DNA from Ictidomys tridecemlineatus isolate mIctTri1 chromosome 2, mIctTri1.hap1, whole genome shotgun sequence. It encodes these proteins:
- the Tmem243 gene encoding transmembrane protein 243 isoform X2, whose protein sequence is MEDFPTRTYGTSGLDNRPLFGETSAKDRIINLVVGSLTSLLILVTLISAFVFPQLPPKPLNIFFAVCISLSSITACILDFVTCHGTLTRASTRPPKLNYMSF
- the Tmem243 gene encoding transmembrane protein 243 isoform X1, whose protein sequence is MEDFPTRTYGTSGLDNRPLFGETSAKDRIINLVVGSLTSLLILVTLISAFVFPQLPPKPLNIFFAVCISLSSITACILIYWYRQGDLEPKFRNLIYYIIFSIIMLCICANLYFHDVGR